From Sporosarcina sp. Te-1, the proteins below share one genomic window:
- a CDS encoding hemolysin family protein: protein MDIAIRLAAFAALIALTAFFVASEFAIVKVRTTRINQLVAEGNRKALTAKKVVSNLDEYLSACQLGITITALGLGMLGEPTVKLILNPVFSHLELAPNVTTILSFAIAFTVVTFLHVVVGELAPKTIAIQRAEAITLSFSRPLIIFHNVMYPVIKGMNGAARGIAHMLGYKSVSESEVVHSEEELRMILSDSLKGGEINPAEYKFVNNIFEFDDRVAREIMVPRTEMMTIEKDMTLTEVFEMIGVEQYTRYPVTDGDKDHVIGLINMKNLLTAYIKDPTTGEQTVLDYMQPIIRVIETMSIGDLLLKIQRERIHMAVLMDEYGGTSGLVTIEDILEEIVGEIQDEFDTDEVPEVQMINKDHYIFDAKMLIENVNDVLGIHIVEEDIDTIGGWFMSERFEAVPGEKIVEQGFEFTVKDVEGHHILYLEAMKHEKEEVNDTTGLSYES from the coding sequence TTGGACATTGCCATACGATTGGCAGCATTTGCTGCCTTGATCGCTCTCACCGCATTTTTTGTTGCGAGTGAATTTGCAATAGTGAAAGTTCGGACAACACGTATCAATCAGCTTGTCGCTGAAGGAAACCGGAAAGCCTTGACTGCGAAAAAAGTGGTCAGCAACTTGGATGAATATTTGTCGGCATGTCAGCTCGGAATAACAATTACAGCCTTAGGGCTTGGTATGTTAGGTGAGCCGACAGTCAAACTGATTTTGAATCCGGTTTTTTCCCACTTGGAATTGGCACCGAACGTGACAACAATCCTTTCATTCGCCATTGCATTCACAGTCGTGACATTCCTTCATGTAGTAGTCGGTGAGTTGGCTCCGAAAACTATTGCCATACAGCGTGCCGAAGCGATTACCTTATCCTTTTCACGACCATTGATCATTTTCCACAATGTCATGTATCCCGTCATTAAAGGAATGAATGGCGCTGCAAGAGGAATCGCCCATATGCTAGGCTACAAATCCGTCTCCGAATCTGAAGTCGTCCATTCCGAAGAAGAACTGCGTATGATCTTATCGGATAGTCTGAAAGGCGGAGAGATCAATCCAGCTGAATATAAATTCGTCAACAACATCTTTGAATTCGATGATCGTGTGGCCCGTGAAATTATGGTCCCGCGGACTGAAATGATGACGATCGAAAAGGACATGACCTTGACAGAAGTGTTTGAAATGATCGGCGTCGAACAGTATACCCGCTATCCCGTTACAGACGGCGATAAAGACCATGTCATCGGCCTGATCAATATGAAAAATCTGTTGACCGCGTATATTAAAGATCCGACAACTGGCGAACAGACAGTCCTTGATTATATGCAACCGATCATCCGTGTGATTGAAACCATGTCAATCGGTGACCTATTGCTTAAAATTCAAAGGGAACGGATCCATATGGCTGTACTGATGGATGAGTATGGCGGAACGTCAGGTCTTGTAACCATCGAAGACATTCTCGAAGAGATCGTCGGCGAAATTCAGGATGAGTTTGATACGGATGAAGTACCAGAAGTCCAAATGATTAATAAAGACCATTATATCTTTGATGCGAAGATGCTAATTGAAAATGTCAATGATGTTTTAGGCATCCACATCGTCGAAGAAGATATCGACACAATCGGCGGTTGGTTCATGTCAGAACGTTTTGAAGCGGTACCAGGTGAAAAGATTGTGGAACAAGGCTTTGAATTCACAGTGAAAGATGTGGAAGGCCATCATATCCTTTACTTGGAAGCTATGAAACATGAAAAAGAAGAAGTGAACGATACGACCGGTTTGTCTTATGAATCGTAA
- the rsgA gene encoding ribosome small subunit-dependent GTPase A, translated as MTKLQQLGWTGSREQDWSALPEGIKMKCLPGRVALEHKRMYRVWTEEGEWLSVCSGTMEHMATERRDFPAVGDWVAVERMPGEERGIIHSLLPRTSLFSRKSAGMTITEQIIAANVDIVFLVMSLNQDFNERRLERYLIASYDSGANPVILLTKKDLCSDVDAYLEIANRIAPGTDIIAVSSHSGEGVDEVLAMLQTGKTAALLGSSGVGKSSLTNALYGDGKMEIQEIREDDAKGRHTTTHRELLLLPQGGILIDTPGMREFQLWDQGDSLDESFQDIDQLAHSCKFGDCKHTSEPDCAVQIAIADGTLPADRYNSYVKLQRELAFLEEKLKRSEAKERKTQKKSTSKKR; from the coding sequence ATGACAAAGTTACAACAGCTAGGTTGGACAGGAAGCAGAGAGCAGGATTGGTCTGCTTTGCCGGAAGGAATAAAAATGAAGTGCCTGCCCGGAAGAGTGGCACTCGAACATAAACGAATGTATCGTGTCTGGACAGAAGAAGGTGAATGGCTTTCCGTCTGCTCTGGCACAATGGAACATATGGCAACGGAACGAAGGGACTTCCCAGCAGTCGGAGATTGGGTGGCTGTTGAGCGGATGCCAGGCGAGGAACGCGGGATTATCCATTCCCTTCTCCCTAGAACTTCCTTGTTCTCCAGGAAGTCGGCAGGCATGACGATAACGGAACAGATTATCGCGGCTAACGTTGATATCGTATTTCTCGTCATGTCGTTAAATCAAGATTTCAATGAAAGGCGACTGGAGCGGTATCTCATCGCTTCATACGACTCCGGAGCCAATCCGGTCATCCTATTGACCAAAAAAGATTTATGTTCCGATGTAGATGCTTATCTGGAAATAGCGAATCGAATTGCTCCAGGAACAGATATTATAGCCGTCAGCAGTCATTCCGGCGAAGGTGTCGATGAGGTACTGGCGATGTTGCAAACCGGAAAAACTGCCGCATTGCTTGGCTCTTCAGGTGTAGGCAAATCCTCCTTGACCAATGCCCTCTATGGAGATGGTAAAATGGAGATCCAAGAGATTCGCGAAGATGATGCAAAAGGACGACACACAACAACCCACCGGGAATTGTTGCTTCTGCCGCAAGGAGGCATCTTGATTGATACGCCGGGAATGCGGGAATTTCAGCTTTGGGATCAGGGGGATAGTTTGGATGAGAGCTTCCAAGATATCGACCAGCTCGCCCACTCTTGCAAGTTCGGCGACTGCAAGCATACAAGCGAACCCGACTGCGCCGTGCAAATCGCCATTGCGGATGGGACATTACCCGCCGATCGTTATAACAGCTATGTTAAATTACAAAGAGAACTGGCATTCCTTGAAGAGAAATTGAAACGTTCGGAAGCGAAAGAACGGAAAACACAGAAGAAATCCACCAGTAAAAAACGATAA
- a CDS encoding CopG family transcriptional regulator: MVESEKITINMNVVDLGKVDLLVDQGFYSNRTDFIRTSIRNQLATHAAEVQEIVVRKSYVVGVMRLSHEDLVELEENHTRIDIKVVGLLILDNDIDIELAKRTIASVQVNGVWKASAELKNALSAL, encoded by the coding sequence ATGGTGGAGTCGGAAAAGATCACAATTAATATGAATGTCGTGGATTTGGGGAAGGTGGATCTGTTAGTGGATCAAGGTTTTTATTCCAACAGGACAGATTTCATCCGTACTTCCATTCGGAACCAGCTTGCGACACATGCGGCGGAGGTCCAGGAAATCGTTGTGCGGAAGTCATATGTCGTCGGTGTCATGCGCTTGAGCCACGAGGATTTAGTGGAGCTTGAGGAGAATCACACGAGAATAGACATTAAAGTGGTCGGGTTGCTTATTTTGGACAATGACATTGACATCGAGTTGGCGAAACGGACAATCGCTTCCGTTCAAGTGAACGGAGTATGGAAAGCAAGTGCTGAGCTGAAGAATGCTTTGAGTGCGTTATAA
- a CDS encoding bifunctional GNAT family N-acetyltransferase/carbon-nitrogen hydrolase family protein has product MSERFDLTSFEVSMVIRQMEFEDIEKILSMQSVCFPGMEPWKREQLESHLDIFPEGQFVAELDGEIIGSCSSLIVNFDEYDDRHTWDDISDGGYITNHNPEGYNLYGIEVMVHPDYRRMKVGQRLYEARKELVRQMNLKSIIIGGRIPNYHKYASDMSPREYVDAVSRHKIYDPVLSFQLLNDFTLMRINPNYLPDDKASNKYATLMEWNNVDYRAMSKRHFKTSFPVRICVVQYLMRKISSFDDLANQCEYFVDVASDAGSDFAVFPEIFTTQLMSFLDERSPSRAIRRLTEYTPQYIELFNNLAVRYNINIIGGSHFVEEDEEIYNVAYLFRRDGSIEKQYKLHITPNERKWWGISRGDSVRVFDTDCGKIAIQICYDIEFPELARIATDMGAKIIFTPFCTEDRQGYLRVRYCAQARAVENQVYTVISGTVGNLPETENMDVQYAQSAIFAPSDFEFARDGIVGETHANVEMVLIGDVDLEILRRQRQSGTVKQLKDRRPDIYRVQYLKD; this is encoded by the coding sequence GTGAGTGAAAGATTTGATTTGACTTCATTTGAAGTGAGCATGGTAATCAGGCAAATGGAGTTTGAAGACATTGAAAAAATATTAAGCATGCAATCTGTCTGTTTTCCCGGTATGGAGCCTTGGAAAAGGGAGCAGTTGGAAAGCCATCTGGATATTTTTCCAGAAGGGCAATTTGTTGCGGAATTGGATGGCGAAATTATCGGTTCTTGTTCAAGTTTAATCGTCAACTTTGATGAATATGATGACCGACATACATGGGACGATATTTCGGATGGGGGTTATATTACCAATCACAATCCGGAAGGGTACAATTTATACGGCATCGAAGTGATGGTCCATCCCGACTACCGAAGAATGAAAGTCGGACAGCGTTTATATGAAGCGAGAAAAGAGCTTGTCCGCCAAATGAATTTGAAATCGATCATCATTGGCGGACGGATCCCAAACTACCATAAATATGCATCGGACATGTCTCCGCGTGAATATGTCGACGCGGTAAGCCGACATAAAATTTACGATCCGGTTTTGTCCTTTCAATTATTGAATGACTTTACCTTGATGCGGATTAATCCAAACTATTTGCCGGACGATAAAGCATCCAATAAGTATGCGACTTTAATGGAATGGAATAATGTCGATTACCGGGCAATGTCGAAGCGGCATTTTAAGACGAGCTTCCCTGTACGCATTTGCGTAGTTCAATACCTAATGAGAAAGATATCCTCGTTTGACGATCTCGCCAATCAATGTGAGTATTTTGTTGATGTTGCCTCGGATGCCGGTTCGGATTTCGCTGTATTTCCTGAGATATTCACGACTCAGCTGATGTCCTTCTTGGATGAACGGTCTCCAAGCCGGGCAATTAGAAGGCTGACGGAATATACGCCACAATATATCGAGCTGTTCAACAACTTGGCGGTTCGCTATAACATCAATATTATAGGAGGATCCCACTTCGTTGAGGAAGATGAAGAAATCTATAACGTAGCGTATTTGTTCCGACGGGACGGATCGATTGAAAAGCAATATAAACTCCACATTACGCCGAACGAACGAAAATGGTGGGGAATCAGCCGCGGGGATTCAGTGCGTGTATTCGATACGGATTGTGGAAAAATTGCTATCCAGATCTGTTATGACATCGAATTTCCGGAGCTTGCCCGCATCGCCACAGATATGGGAGCGAAAATCATCTTCACGCCGTTTTGCACGGAAGATCGACAAGGCTATTTGCGTGTCCGCTACTGTGCCCAAGCACGGGCAGTTGAAAATCAAGTGTATACTGTCATCTCTGGAACGGTGGGCAATCTACCAGAAACGGAAAATATGGATGTGCAATATGCGCAATCGGCGATATTCGCACCTTCTGATTTCGAATTCGCAAGAGATGGGATTGTAGGCGAAACGCATGCCAATGTGGAGATGGTGTTAATCGGCGATGTCGATCTGGAGATTTTACGGCGGCAACGCCAAAGCGGAACGGTCAAGCAATTAAAGGACCGGCGTCCTGATATTTACCGAGTTCAATATTTAAAAGATTAA
- a CDS encoding disulfide oxidoreductase: MEKQQENGLLFIFTVSLIATLGSLYYSEIKGFTPCTLCWYQRILMYPLVLISGIAIVQKNARIALTTAVFSIIGAGTSLYHYSIQKLSFLQSTAPACGNVPCTGQYVNYLGFITIPFMALIAFLLIFITSLFLWKQVKGVSVK; encoded by the coding sequence TTGGAAAAACAACAGGAAAATGGTCTGCTTTTCATTTTTACCGTGTCATTGATCGCCACGCTCGGATCCTTGTATTATTCGGAAATCAAAGGGTTTACTCCTTGTACTCTCTGCTGGTATCAGCGGATTCTCATGTATCCGCTTGTCCTCATCTCTGGCATTGCCATAGTCCAGAAGAATGCAAGAATCGCTTTGACGACAGCCGTCTTTTCCATCATCGGCGCTGGCACTTCTCTTTATCATTACAGCATCCAGAAGCTCTCATTCTTACAAAGTACCGCACCCGCTTGCGGAAATGTGCCCTGCACGGGGCAATACGTCAATTACTTAGGATTCATCACGATTCCCTTCATGGCGTTAATCGCATTTTTACTTATTTTTATTACAAGCCTTTTCTTATGGAAACAGGTAAAAGGAGTATCGGTAAAATGA
- a CDS encoding thioredoxin family protein gives MKKLLIIGGVVIALFVLIIVLTNLSNKTKLKDNPYGSKELEQSTIDLLGNKNYSNIVLPEDLMEKIKSGEPVTAYFFSPDCPYCMKMTPMLMPIAKEKGIHVYQYNMLEYKQEAAPYGITGWPALIQYEDGKEVGRMVGLPPEKPEEAIKEFFKEYTGK, from the coding sequence ATGAAAAAACTGCTCATTATCGGTGGTGTCGTTATTGCCCTATTCGTCCTGATCATCGTGTTGACGAACCTATCGAACAAAACGAAACTGAAGGATAATCCGTACGGATCAAAGGAACTGGAACAATCCACCATCGATTTGCTCGGCAATAAAAATTACAGTAATATCGTCCTTCCGGAGGATCTCATGGAAAAGATCAAATCAGGAGAGCCCGTTACGGCCTATTTCTTCTCACCTGACTGTCCGTATTGCATGAAGATGACGCCAATGTTAATGCCAATCGCGAAGGAAAAAGGAATTCATGTCTATCAATACAATATGCTAGAGTATAAACAAGAAGCGGCACCATACGGAATTACAGGATGGCCGGCACTCATTCAATATGAGGATGGCAAAGAAGTCGGCAGAATGGTTGGCTTACCGCCAGAAAAACCGGAAGAAGCTATTAAAGAATTTTTCAAGGAATACACCGGCAAATGA
- a CDS encoding RluA family pseudouridine synthase, with protein MKTASPTFDYQLTEDGLTIETLLQDKWEVGKKTVHQLRMAKSIYDPTGAPADWRAPLEIGTVLRFTFPDAASTYVPEDPGALEVLWEDQHLLVAKKPAGIATHPDHSDGTGTFMNRVMCYIQHEGGKYAEHVQRLDKGTGGLIVVAKHPIAKGLLDRMMERNEVTRTYRAEVEGRLSRMRGSLKYPIGRDRHHPTRRRVSPNGQLAITHFHILERLENSTVIEAKLDTGRTHQIRVHFSHIGHPIKGDTLYGGTETEDGHYRLTAVKVSFGHPITKELLTIE; from the coding sequence ATGAAGACAGCGAGTCCGACATTTGATTATCAATTGACCGAAGATGGACTTACAATCGAAACGTTGCTTCAAGACAAATGGGAAGTCGGCAAAAAAACGGTCCATCAATTGCGCATGGCGAAAAGCATCTATGATCCGACGGGCGCTCCCGCAGATTGGAGAGCGCCGCTTGAAATAGGAACCGTTCTTCGTTTTACTTTTCCAGATGCAGCATCGACCTATGTACCTGAAGATCCAGGAGCTCTTGAGGTACTCTGGGAGGATCAGCATCTTCTAGTAGCAAAGAAACCTGCAGGAATTGCAACACATCCTGATCACTCCGATGGCACAGGTACTTTCATGAATCGTGTCATGTGTTATATTCAACATGAGGGTGGAAAGTATGCAGAACATGTACAGCGGCTCGATAAAGGGACCGGGGGGTTGATTGTCGTCGCTAAACATCCGATCGCCAAAGGGCTGCTCGACCGAATGATGGAACGGAACGAAGTGACCCGGACGTACCGAGCAGAAGTTGAGGGGCGTTTGAGCCGGATGAGAGGCTCGCTCAAGTATCCGATTGGACGGGATCGGCACCACCCGACGAGAAGAAGGGTTTCACCAAACGGTCAATTGGCTATCACTCACTTCCACATTCTCGAACGACTTGAAAACTCGACAGTCATTGAAGCAAAACTCGATACCGGACGGACCCATCAAATCCGTGTCCACTTTTCCCACATCGGCCATCCCATTAAAGGAGACACCTTATACGGAGGCACCGAGACAGAAGACGGGCATTACCGATTGACCGCGGTCAAAGTTTCCTTCGGCCATCCGATAACCAAAGAACTGCTTACAATTGAGTAA
- a CDS encoding methyl-accepting chemotaxis protein, with amino-acid sequence MFRSKKNVSNNENYLQEIEQLKNENRRKEEEEAARLNELKSELEAAVSQHEKVNAQHNVLGEAVSQIEERFERVDDLSERTAMKSEDLFEKGRSLEEKSLQMVTEATDGAKEVHGTADVINQLGVQIQSSEQNMTNLSARSVEIQSIVGVIEDIAAQTNLLALNASIEAARAGESGKGFAVVAQEVRKLAESTSDSTANIQTLTNALREEIEQALQATRKSAELVEKGMQVSMETEAKIERILHTVEGSQTDITAVQEMIEEQKKLSSSVKQELLEAKQLFAEAHALIMEHIDDAKEVDMRLENGIRQLAHN; translated from the coding sequence TTGTTCAGAAGCAAAAAAAATGTCAGCAATAATGAAAACTATTTACAAGAGATCGAGCAATTGAAAAATGAGAATAGACGTAAAGAGGAAGAGGAAGCGGCACGGCTTAATGAGTTGAAAAGCGAACTGGAAGCAGCCGTTTCCCAGCATGAAAAAGTGAACGCCCAGCATAATGTACTTGGCGAAGCGGTCAGTCAAATTGAAGAGAGATTTGAGAGAGTCGATGACCTAAGCGAAAGAACAGCAATGAAATCGGAGGACCTCTTCGAAAAGGGCCGATCGTTGGAAGAAAAATCGCTTCAAATGGTGACAGAGGCGACAGATGGGGCGAAGGAAGTCCATGGGACAGCAGATGTCATTAACCAATTAGGCGTGCAAATTCAATCATCTGAGCAAAATATGACGAATTTAAGTGCCCGTTCTGTTGAAATCCAATCGATCGTTGGCGTTATTGAAGATATTGCGGCGCAAACGAATTTATTGGCTTTGAACGCTTCCATCGAGGCGGCCCGTGCAGGGGAATCCGGCAAAGGTTTTGCAGTGGTTGCCCAGGAAGTAAGGAAATTGGCCGAGAGTACCTCGGACAGCACAGCGAATATCCAAACGTTGACAAACGCGCTGCGCGAGGAAATCGAACAAGCGTTACAGGCGACAAGGAAAAGTGCCGAGCTGGTGGAAAAAGGCATGCAAGTCAGCATGGAAACAGAAGCGAAAATAGAACGGATCTTACACACTGTCGAGGGCAGTCAAACAGATATCACCGCAGTGCAAGAGATGATTGAAGAGCAAAAAAAGTTATCCAGCAGCGTGAAGCAGGAACTTCTTGAAGCGAAGCAATTATTTGCCGAAGCCCATGCATTGATCATGGAGCATATCGATGATGCGAAAGAAGTGGACATGCGGCTGGAAAACGGTATTCGACAGTTGGCGCATAACTGA
- a CDS encoding aldo/keto reductase, which translates to MDLIYQKQVTLANGRMMPQLGLGVYKMTNPEETLSAITYALEVGYRAIDTAAIYENEEETGEAIVYSGIPRDQLFITSKVWNTDQGYDETLRAFEKSLKKLKLDYLDLYLTHWPVAGKYQDTYKAIERLYEEKLIRATGVSNHHIHHLEEILARAAVPPMVNQIELHPLLTQVPLRSFCQQHGIQITSWSPLARGRILSDETLVEIGRAHGKTPAQVIIRWHLQNGLLAIPKSVTKERIKENASIADFALTQEEMLRIGALNKNERTGTNPEKYDEA; encoded by the coding sequence ATGGATTTGATTTATCAAAAACAAGTTACACTGGCAAATGGACGTATGATGCCTCAGCTAGGATTGGGTGTCTACAAAATGACAAACCCAGAGGAAACATTGTCTGCCATAACGTATGCGTTGGAGGTTGGTTACCGGGCCATTGACACAGCTGCCATATATGAAAATGAAGAGGAAACCGGCGAAGCTATTGTCTATTCTGGTATCCCCAGAGACCAGTTATTCATCACTTCAAAAGTATGGAATACCGATCAAGGTTACGATGAAACACTCCGCGCATTTGAAAAATCATTGAAGAAACTGAAACTGGACTATTTAGATCTCTATTTGACGCATTGGCCAGTAGCAGGTAAATACCAAGATACGTACAAGGCTATTGAACGTCTCTATGAGGAAAAGCTGATTCGGGCTACTGGCGTTTCGAACCATCATATTCACCACTTGGAAGAAATTTTAGCGCGAGCGGCAGTTCCTCCGATGGTCAATCAGATTGAACTTCATCCTCTCTTGACGCAAGTTCCATTACGTTCTTTTTGCCAGCAACATGGAATCCAAATCACCTCGTGGTCACCGCTCGCCAGAGGACGGATTTTATCGGATGAAACGTTGGTTGAAATTGGCAGGGCTCATGGCAAGACACCAGCTCAAGTCATTATCAGGTGGCATTTGCAAAATGGTTTGCTTGCCATTCCAAAATCTGTGACGAAGGAGCGAATTAAGGAAAATGCCAGTATTGCGGATTTCGCACTTACTCAGGAGGAGATGCTGAGGATTGGAGCGTTGAATAAAAACGAACGGACAGGGACGAATCCAGAAAAATACGATGAAGCGTAA
- a CDS encoding NCS2 family permease — protein sequence MFQLEKHNTTLKTEVLAGMTTFLTMAYIVIVNPIILSDAGVPFDQVFLATIIATVIGTLWMALCANYPIAIAPGMGLNAYFASVVIGSDGSLDYTAAFSAVFVAGLLFIILSLTSFREKLIESIPENLKHGITAGIGLFIAFLGLRLSGLVASHESTLVRLGDLTSPPVLLTLFGLIVTVILMTLNVYGAIFIGMIATGIVAFFTKQLKFEGAPWKVPHLPEGVLVWNPVQAVGDVITHGLYGVVFAFLIVTLFDTTGTMIGVAKQAGLMKGKSLPRARHALLADSIAAIAGAMVGTSPTSAYVESSSGVAVGGRTGLTTLTVAIFFIIAAFFSPVVGALSNVAAITAPALIIVGSLMIGAVKHIEWDSFEEAFPAFLVILTMPLTSSIATGIALGFITYPILKVVKGRWREVPLLLYFFAVLFAYQLLFLPH from the coding sequence TTGTTTCAATTAGAAAAGCATAATACAACTCTGAAAACGGAAGTATTGGCAGGTATGACGACTTTTTTAACGATGGCTTATATCGTGATCGTCAACCCTATTATCCTGTCGGATGCGGGGGTGCCATTCGATCAAGTATTTCTAGCTACAATAATCGCAACAGTAATCGGTACCTTATGGATGGCGTTATGCGCTAATTATCCGATTGCCATAGCACCAGGCATGGGGTTAAATGCGTATTTCGCATCGGTTGTCATCGGATCCGATGGCAGCCTTGATTACACAGCGGCATTTTCGGCCGTTTTCGTTGCCGGATTGCTCTTTATTATTTTATCTCTTACATCATTCCGGGAGAAGTTGATCGAATCCATTCCGGAAAACTTGAAACATGGTATTACGGCAGGCATCGGCTTGTTTATCGCATTTTTAGGACTACGCCTGTCCGGGCTCGTCGCTTCACATGAGTCGACGCTTGTCCGACTCGGTGACTTGACTTCCCCGCCAGTATTATTGACGCTATTCGGATTGATTGTGACTGTCATCCTCATGACATTGAACGTCTATGGCGCCATTTTTATCGGCATGATTGCCACAGGGATTGTTGCCTTCTTTACGAAGCAATTGAAATTTGAAGGGGCTCCCTGGAAAGTCCCCCATCTTCCTGAAGGAGTTCTCGTTTGGAATCCAGTCCAAGCGGTTGGGGATGTAATCACCCATGGTTTGTATGGAGTTGTTTTTGCCTTTCTGATTGTGACGTTGTTTGATACAACGGGTACGATGATCGGGGTCGCCAAACAGGCTGGCTTGATGAAAGGCAAATCGCTTCCCCGTGCAAGACACGCATTATTGGCGGACTCCATTGCCGCAATAGCTGGCGCTATGGTAGGGACGAGCCCGACTTCCGCTTATGTGGAATCTTCTTCTGGAGTGGCTGTCGGCGGTCGGACGGGTCTTACGACATTGACTGTCGCTATCTTTTTCATCATAGCGGCATTCTTCAGCCCCGTCGTCGGTGCTCTTTCGAATGTAGCAGCCATTACTGCACCCGCTTTAATCATCGTCGGCAGCTTAATGATCGGTGCCGTGAAGCATATTGAGTGGGATTCTTTTGAAGAAGCATTTCCTGCGTTTCTCGTTATTTTGACGATGCCATTGACATCGAGTATTGCCACGGGAATCGCACTTGGCTTTATCACGTATCCGATTTTAAAGGTAGTGAAAGGCAGATGGCGGGAAGTTCCGCTGCTCTTGTATTTCTTTGCTGTGTTGTTCGCCTACCAACTGTTATTCCTTCCTCACTAA
- the trmL gene encoding tRNA (uridine(34)/cytosine(34)/5-carboxymethylaminomethyluridine(34)-2'-O)-methyltransferase TrmL has product MAIHVALFEPLIPANTGNIARTCAGTGAKLHLIKPLGFSTDDKMLKRAGLDYWDHVDITYHEGIHEFFAAYPEGEFYFITKFGQQTYSDFDFTDSSKDIFFVFGKETTGLPDEIIEQHMEHCLRIPMNGNIRSLNLSNTAAILIYEALRQQSFLDLT; this is encoded by the coding sequence ATGGCGATACATGTCGCTCTATTTGAACCATTGATTCCCGCTAATACGGGGAATATTGCAAGAACATGCGCGGGAACCGGAGCAAAGCTTCATCTTATCAAGCCTCTTGGGTTTTCGACTGACGATAAAATGTTGAAGCGGGCAGGTCTCGATTATTGGGACCATGTTGATATTACGTATCATGAGGGAATACACGAATTCTTTGCTGCCTATCCGGAAGGAGAATTTTATTTCATTACAAAATTCGGGCAGCAAACGTATTCGGACTTTGATTTCACGGACAGCTCAAAGGATATCTTCTTCGTTTTCGGCAAAGAGACGACTGGGCTGCCGGATGAAATCATTGAACAGCATATGGAGCATTGCTTGCGTATTCCGATGAACGGAAATATCCGTTCCTTAAACCTATCGAATACAGCTGCCATCTTGATTTATGAAGCGCTTCGCCAACAATCATTTTTGGATTTGACATAA